In Rhea pennata isolate bPtePen1 chromosome 13, bPtePen1.pri, whole genome shotgun sequence, the following proteins share a genomic window:
- the LOC134146214 gene encoding C-signal-like: protein MAGLRVRSALVTGANRGIGLGIVKQLLQMPNPPKWVFAACRDPKGERAQELQHLASKHTNLVIIPLEVTDPTSIQAAAGRVREHLKDSGLNLLINNAGIAKVISLDTETVENMSQVYATNTIGPLLVSQAFLPLLKKAAQGSSSSELSCSKATIINISSSVGSIEKIRFWDNVQYISYRCSKAALNMLTKCQSLGYRQHGILCAALHPGWVQTDMGNSAGHKPPLTVDVSVQGMLNVLCSLSEKDTGTFLDWEGKALPW, encoded by the exons atggcagGGCTTCGTGTCCGCTCCGCTCTGGTCACTGGGGCCAATCGAGGAATCGGCCTGGGAATTGtcaagcagctcctgcagatgcCAAACCCACCCAAGTGGGTCTTTGCAGCCTGCCGGGACCCCAAGGGAGAGCGAGCACAG GAGTTACAGCATTTGGCCTCCAAGCACACCAACCTGGTCATCATCCCGCTTG AAGTCACTGACCCCACCAGcatccaggcagctgcaggcagagtcAGGGAGCACCTGAAGGACTCTGGGCTGAACCTCCTCATCAACAATGCTGGCATTGCAAAGGTGATATCTTTGGATACTGAGACTGTGGAGAACATGTCCCAGGTGTATGCCACCAACACGATTGGGCCCCTGCTGGTGAGCCAG GCATTCCTGCCCTTGCTGAAGAAGGCTGCCCAGGGAAGCTCGagctctgagctgagctgcagcaaggcaaccaTCATCAACATATCCAGCTCTGTTGGCTCCATTGAGAAAATACGTTTCTGGGATAATGTGCAATATATCTCATACCGCTGCAGCAAG gctgctctgaacaTGCTCACCAAGTGCCAGTCCTTGGGGTACCGGCAACACGGCATCCTCTGCGCTGCTCTCCACCCTGGCTGGGTGCAAACGGACATGGGGAACTCAGCAGGACACAAG cccccactgaCAGTGGACGTGAGCGTACAAGGAATGCTGAatgtgctctgctccctctccgAGAAGGACACAGGGACTTTCCTGGACTGGGAAGGGAAAGCACTGCCCTGGTGA
- the LOC134146414 gene encoding uncharacterized protein LOC134146414, with protein MPPTRLGPCCLAFSGSDGECKESWVSAKEQEPGGLRLRAFLPLLKKAAQGSSSSELSCSKAAIINMSSIAGSIEEIRLSENVQYISYRCSKAALNMLTKCQSLGYRQHGILCAALHPGWVQTDMGSSAGHKPPLTVDVSVQGMLNVLCSLSEKDTGTFLDWEGKVVHW; from the exons ATGCCACCAACACGACTGGGCCCCTGCTG CCTTGCATTCTCCGGCTCAGATGGGGAGTGCAAGGAGTCATGGGTCAGTGCCAAGGAGCAGGAACCTGGTGGTCTGAGGCTGCGA GCATTCCTGCCCTTGCTGAAGAAGGCTGCCCAGGGAAGCTCGagctctgagctgagctgcagcaaggcagccaTCATCAACATGTCCAGTATTGCTGGCTCCATAGAGGAAATACGTTTATCGGAAAATGTGCAATATATCTCATACCGCTGCAGCAAG gctgctctgaacaTGCTCACCAAGTGCCAGTCCTTGGGGTACCGGCAACACGGCATCCTCTGCGCTGCTCTCCACCCTGGCTGGGTGCAAACGGACATGGGGAGCTCAGCTGGACACAAG cccccactgaCGGTGGACGTGAGCGTACAAGGAATGCTGAatgtgctctgctccctctccgAGAAGGACACAGGGACTTTCCTGGACTGGGAAGGGAAAGTAGTGCACTGGTGA